A window from Variovorax sp. PBL-E5 encodes these proteins:
- a CDS encoding branched-chain amino acid ABC transporter permease, translating to MNESVQLLFAGLSTGSIYALVALGFNIIFKSTGALNFAQGEWVMLGGMVAATLYAAKVPLLLSLVAAVLVAMAFGALSERLVVRRLKRPSAMSITIVTIALAICTKSLVMLVLGKNPAGLPSFSGSEAVHLAGAVFESQTLWIVGIAAVVMGGAGYFFNRTLLGKAMRAAAAQPEAAALVGISPRMTMALSFTLAAGIGALAGVIVTPLTLTSFDHGTILGFKAFCAAMLGGLGSLPGAVVGGLALGLAESFAGGMLSSHFKDAVSFVVLLLVLVRWPNGLLGQSQIEKV from the coding sequence ATGAATGAGTCAGTGCAACTGCTGTTCGCGGGCCTGAGCACCGGGAGCATCTATGCGCTGGTCGCGCTCGGCTTCAACATCATCTTCAAAAGCACCGGTGCGCTCAACTTCGCACAGGGCGAATGGGTCATGCTGGGCGGCATGGTGGCCGCGACGCTGTATGCGGCCAAGGTGCCGCTGCTGCTGTCGCTGGTGGCCGCGGTGCTGGTCGCGATGGCCTTCGGCGCGCTGTCCGAGCGCCTCGTGGTGCGGCGCCTGAAGCGGCCGTCGGCGATGTCGATCACCATCGTCACCATCGCGCTGGCGATCTGCACCAAGAGCCTGGTCATGCTGGTGCTCGGCAAGAACCCGGCGGGGCTGCCTTCGTTCTCGGGCAGCGAGGCGGTGCATCTGGCCGGCGCGGTGTTCGAATCGCAGACGCTCTGGATCGTCGGCATCGCCGCCGTCGTGATGGGCGGCGCCGGCTACTTCTTCAACCGCACGCTGCTCGGCAAGGCGATGCGCGCGGCGGCGGCGCAGCCCGAAGCCGCGGCGCTGGTCGGCATCAGCCCGCGCATGACGATGGCGTTGTCCTTCACGCTGGCCGCTGGCATCGGCGCGTTGGCGGGCGTGATCGTCACGCCGTTGACGCTGACTTCCTTCGACCACGGCACGATCCTCGGCTTCAAGGCCTTCTGCGCGGCGATGCTGGGCGGTCTCGGCAGCCTGCCGGGTGCGGTGGTCGGCGGCCTGGCGCTCGGGCTGGCCGAGAGCTTCGCGGGCGGGATGCTGTCGTCCCATTTCAAGGACGCGGTGTCCTTCGTCGTGCTGCTGCTGGTGCTGGTGCGATGGCCCAACGGCCTGCTCGGCCAGAGCCAGATCGAGAAGGTATGA
- a CDS encoding branched-chain amino acid ABC transporter permease, with amino-acid sequence MTVASSDSVLARKLARSRRGLMVIWAIAIVWPFVAPNDYMLSLGIYFFINLILIASLNLIMGWTGQVSLAHAAFYGLGAYASGVLNTKYGISPWLGTAAAIVIVGCVAALIGLATLRLRGPYLSMGTLGFSGILSVLFVELVSLTGGPNGLAGISPYALFGFELDSPMRFYWLVWAVAAVVMWMLLNLFGSVPGRALRAIAGSEIGANTLGVDTFLYKVIAFSLSAGLAGLAGAMYAHFNLFASPETFGFFASVLLVVMVALGGTGLYWGPFYGAAIFTVVPELLRQFQDVELLVFGICMVVVLLYFPSGLAGLAGSLKRKPKAPAGVARPPEQSLRPSSVEAADGSAGS; translated from the coding sequence ATGACGGTGGCATCCAGCGACAGCGTGCTCGCCCGCAAACTGGCGAGAAGCCGGCGCGGCCTGATGGTGATCTGGGCGATCGCGATCGTCTGGCCCTTCGTCGCACCCAACGACTACATGCTGAGCCTGGGCATCTATTTCTTCATCAACCTGATCCTGATCGCGAGCCTCAACCTCATCATGGGATGGACCGGCCAGGTCTCGCTCGCGCACGCGGCCTTCTACGGGTTGGGTGCGTATGCGAGCGGCGTGCTCAATACCAAATACGGCATCTCGCCATGGCTCGGGACGGCCGCCGCGATCGTCATCGTGGGCTGCGTCGCGGCGCTGATCGGGCTGGCCACGTTGCGGCTGCGCGGCCCCTATCTCTCGATGGGCACGCTGGGTTTCAGCGGCATCCTCTCGGTGCTGTTCGTCGAGCTGGTCTCGCTGACGGGCGGCCCGAACGGCCTCGCGGGGATCTCGCCCTACGCGCTGTTCGGCTTCGAGCTGGACAGCCCGATGCGTTTCTACTGGCTCGTGTGGGCGGTCGCCGCGGTGGTGATGTGGATGCTGCTCAATCTCTTCGGCAGCGTGCCGGGCCGCGCCTTGCGCGCGATCGCCGGCAGCGAGATCGGTGCCAACACGCTCGGCGTCGACACCTTCCTCTACAAGGTCATCGCCTTCAGCCTGTCGGCGGGACTGGCCGGACTGGCCGGTGCGATGTATGCCCACTTCAATCTGTTCGCATCGCCGGAGACCTTCGGCTTCTTCGCCTCGGTGCTGCTGGTCGTGATGGTGGCGCTGGGCGGCACCGGCTTGTACTGGGGGCCGTTCTACGGCGCCGCGATCTTCACCGTGGTTCCCGAACTGCTGAGGCAGTTCCAGGACGTCGAGCTGCTCGTGTTCGGCATCTGCATGGTGGTCGTGCTGCTCTATTTCCCGAGCGGGCTTGCGGGCCTGGCCGGGAGTCTCAAGCGCAAGCCGAAAGCGCCGGCGGGCGTGGCGAGGCCGCCCGAGCAGAGCCTGCGCCCTTCATCCGTGGAGGCCGCCGATGGCTCTGCTGGAAGTTAG